Part of the Anaerobacillus alkaliphilus genome, AAATGATGGAAAAGGCTAGTACTAGGGACTTTTTTAAAAATCCTTACCATCCGTATTCGCTAGGCTTGCAAAATGCGTTTCCTAGTATTGCTGACATTGGGGAAGAGTTAATTTCAATTCCAGGTTCGCCACCAGATTTAATGAACCCAAAACCAGGCTGTCGTTTTCAGGACCGCTGCCCGTTTGCGACAGAACTATGTCAGCAAGAAATACCTTCGTTGGTAGAAGTTTCACCAGAACATTTTGTTGCCTGTCACTTTACAGAAGACGTGGAAAAATTCCGTATCGAATCAAAGAAAGGTGAGACATGGGAAAAGGTTCAGGAACGGTTACTGTTAACAGGAACGGAGGGATAGAAATGAGTACACCGGAAAAGGCAACACCACTTATTGAAATTAAAAATCTGAAAAAATACTACCCTGTGAATAAGGGGTTTAAGGATGTTTTTAATCGAAACAAACAATTTGTGAAAGCGATAGATGATATTGATCTAACGATTGAGCAAGGTGAGATCCTAGGAATTGCAGGAGAGAGTGGTTCAGGGAAAACAACCACAGGTGAAATCCTTGTTCGCTTACAGGATCAAACTGACGGGAACATTCTTTTTAACGGTAAATCAATGGTCAATATTTCTAAGCGTGAAGAAAAGAAGTTTCGCAAAGAAGTTCAAATGATATTCCAGGATCCCTATGAAACGTTAAATCCCAAGTTTACCATCTATGATACGATCGCTGAACCATTACGAATCCATGGTTTAAAAAATAAAGATGAATTGAGAGAAAAAGTGATCGAAGCACTAGAAACAGCAGAGTTAAAACCAGCTGTCGATTACATGTACCGTTATCCCCACGAACTAAGTGGTGGACAGCGCCAACGTGTCGCCATTGCTAGAGGTATTGTACTCCAACCGAAAATCCTTGTGGCAGATGAGCCCGTCTCGATGCTTGACGTTTCTATTCGTGCCGGTATTCTTAATCTTTTACGGCGACTACGAAAAGATATGGGATTAACAATGCTCTATGTTTCTCATGATTTATCGACAATTAAGTATTTATGTGACCGAATTGCCGTGATGTATTTAGGAAAAATCGTAGAGATCGGCCCTGTTGATCAAGTAATCTCAAATCCACAGCATCCTTATACAAAGACATTGATCTCTGCTGTACCTGTTCCAGATCCAGATTTTGAGCGTAAACGGATTGAAATCGATGATGAAGTCCCAGATCAAATCAACTTACCAATAGGGTGCCGATTTACACCGAGATGTCCGTTTGCTACTGAGGAATGTTTCAAATGCGATCACACGCTAATGGAAGTAGGGCCAAATCAATGGAGCGCTTGTATCTACCAGTCTGATGAGTTGGTTTTTAAGAAAACGAACTAAAGAAGAGCTGCCTAAAAGTGGAAATCTTTCAGGCAGCTTTTCCTATTTTTACACAAATGGTAATGAAAGTTACAAAAAAATAATATAGTATGATAAAATTGGGAAAATTAAGAATATTCAAAAGGGGGTATTTCTTGTATAACATTCAAAAGCCAACTGAAAACTTCTACCAATTATTATTTATACCCTTCGTTTTAATTTCGTGGTTGCTTTTAACAGGCTGGATCATGTCTCCATATTATGACAGAGTTTCTGAATATGTAACAAGAGCTGTCCTATTGAATGACAAAGGGAAGTTAATCGTAGGTGCTATTATTCTCGTATTAATTTATACTGTGACAGAAATTATGATTTTTTTAGCTGCCATTACATTAGGACAAAAGGTTCAACGTTTGTTAGGAAAAGGACTGAGCGTTTTAGTGGTCATTTTCACTGTTTTTGGTTCATATTTTATCTTAATTGCCACGTTCGACTACACATTGGCCCTAGCCACACCTATTGTCACGCTACTAACTTATCTTTTTCTCATTTACAAAATGAACATTTGGAAAATAAAGCTTGGGTACCAGGCCATCTTGTCAGGACAATTAATTCTAATGATGCAATGGTTAGAGATGAATCCTGCGTTCAGTCATTTCGGATTTGGTAAAAGTCAATATATGCAAGATGTCATTAATGCCTCTTTTCAATTAGAAGGAGCTCATATCCTTCAACTAATCAGCTGGCTTATCTTTATTCCATTTTTTATTACGGTCTGTTTAACTCTAACACTCATTCGCATTAACATGATACGAAACGAAGAACTAGCTCTTAGTCAAAAGCGTGAAGAGGAACTACAACATATGAAAATCAGTGCAATAGAATCTAGACTAAATGATGAAATTCATAGTTTAGTTCATGATTTAAAAACACCGTTAACAACCATTCGCGGATTGATTTCCTTATTACAATTACAGCTTCAAAAACAAAAAATAGGCTCGAAAATGGATGACTATATTAATAAAATTGAAGGGTCGATACAACAACTAAATGAGATGATATCAGAAATTTTATACAAGGATGTCAAACGTGAAATACGTTTACAAGAATTAATTGATTATACGAGAGCGAATTTCATCGGACTTCACAACCAACAGGTTAGTTTTACAATCAATGAACCTGATGAAATTATCTGCATTAACCGGATCCGGTTAGTGAGAGCGTTAATTAATTTAATTCAAAATGCGATAGATGCAACAAAAGACCAGGTTGATGGTCAGATAGATATCGATTTTTCTTATACGAACGCTTATGCCAAAGGGATTAAAAGCGAAGGAGTAATTATCACCATCATAGACAATGGAGTAGGGATGAGTGATAATGACCGTCTGAGAATATGGGATGTTCGCTATAGTACAAAAGGATCGAGTGGATTAGGATTACCATTTGTAAAAAAAGTTGTGAATGACCATGATGGCAGAATTAGAATTGACAGTATCAAAAATGAGGGGACGACGTTTACTCTTTTTGTACCGAAGGGGAGTGCTACAGTATATGGACATGAAAACAATTTTGATCATTGATGATAACGAAGACATCCGCTATACACTACAAGAGGTTTGCTTGTTTGCCGACTATCAACCGATTGTTGCAAGCAACGGCAAAGAAGGAGTTCAAAAATTTCTAGAGCATCAACCAGACCTCATTTTAGTAGACTTTCATATGCCTGTTATGGATGGTTTGATTACTGTTCGAACAATTAGACAAATGGATCAGGCGACGCCAATCATCGTTTTAACCGTTGATGAACGCCAGGAAATCGTCGAAGAGTTTAGTCAAGCCGGCGCGAACGATTTTGCCTTAAAACCAATCAAGGCCCCCGATATCATTTCCCGTATAAAAGTACATATGAGATTAGCAGGATTGGAAATGGTCTTACACAAAAGCGATATACAGCAGAGCTCTAGTTTAGCTAGTATTCCCAACAATTCAGCAACACTGTCGTCTGTGTTAGAAAAGGCAATCGTCAAAGGGATTTCCAAAAAAACTCTCTATTTGATTGCGTCGTACCTCTCTACTCAAAGTGTACCACAAACGATAGAAGTCATTAGTAATGAAACAGGCATTTCGTATCCTACAGTACACCGGTATTTAAACCATCTAGTAGAAGAAGGGATCGTCACCATCGACAATGATTATGGAAAAGTAGGTCGACCAAAAAACCATTATCTGTGGAACAACATGTACGTCAATGATATGAACCTGCAGCAGATTACTAAAAATGCTTAAATACCCGTAAAATAGTCACGATCTCCCATTGATCGTGACTATTTTACGTAAAAAAAGAATTGCTACACTTTACCCTATTAACTCAATTCATTGAGTAGTTTTTTAAACTGCTATATAATTAATTGATTAATAGTTTATAAAATTCAGAAAGCGGAGGGGTAGTATGTCTGAACATACTTATACACTAGAACATGCGCGTCAATTAGATCAAGAAGATCCGTTGGCAAGATATCGAGACGAATTTTACATAAAGCAAGATCAAATCTATTTTGA contains:
- a CDS encoding ABC transporter ATP-binding protein; this encodes MSTPEKATPLIEIKNLKKYYPVNKGFKDVFNRNKQFVKAIDDIDLTIEQGEILGIAGESGSGKTTTGEILVRLQDQTDGNILFNGKSMVNISKREEKKFRKEVQMIFQDPYETLNPKFTIYDTIAEPLRIHGLKNKDELREKVIEALETAELKPAVDYMYRYPHELSGGQRQRVAIARGIVLQPKILVADEPVSMLDVSIRAGILNLLRRLRKDMGLTMLYVSHDLSTIKYLCDRIAVMYLGKIVEIGPVDQVISNPQHPYTKTLISAVPVPDPDFERKRIEIDDEVPDQINLPIGCRFTPRCPFATEECFKCDHTLMEVGPNQWSACIYQSDELVFKKTN
- a CDS encoding sensor histidine kinase; translation: MYNIQKPTENFYQLLFIPFVLISWLLLTGWIMSPYYDRVSEYVTRAVLLNDKGKLIVGAIILVLIYTVTEIMIFLAAITLGQKVQRLLGKGLSVLVVIFTVFGSYFILIATFDYTLALATPIVTLLTYLFLIYKMNIWKIKLGYQAILSGQLILMMQWLEMNPAFSHFGFGKSQYMQDVINASFQLEGAHILQLISWLIFIPFFITVCLTLTLIRINMIRNEELALSQKREEELQHMKISAIESRLNDEIHSLVHDLKTPLTTIRGLISLLQLQLQKQKIGSKMDDYINKIEGSIQQLNEMISEILYKDVKREIRLQELIDYTRANFIGLHNQQVSFTINEPDEIICINRIRLVRALINLIQNAIDATKDQVDGQIDIDFSYTNAYAKGIKSEGVIITIIDNGVGMSDNDRLRIWDVRYSTKGSSGLGLPFVKKVVNDHDGRIRIDSIKNEGTTFTLFVPKGSATVYGHENNFDH
- a CDS encoding response regulator translates to MDMKTILIIDDNEDIRYTLQEVCLFADYQPIVASNGKEGVQKFLEHQPDLILVDFHMPVMDGLITVRTIRQMDQATPIIVLTVDERQEIVEEFSQAGANDFALKPIKAPDIISRIKVHMRLAGLEMVLHKSDIQQSSSLASIPNNSATLSSVLEKAIVKGISKKTLYLIASYLSTQSVPQTIEVISNETGISYPTVHRYLNHLVEEGIVTIDNDYGKVGRPKNHYLWNNMYVNDMNLQQITKNA